Proteins from one Triticum aestivum cultivar Chinese Spring chromosome 7A, IWGSC CS RefSeq v2.1, whole genome shotgun sequence genomic window:
- the LOC123151533 gene encoding L-type lectin-domain containing receptor kinase SIT2-like has protein sequence MPLQRFHLVALLLLLVAAGRGLTATVGADDGRQFAYNGFAGRSLDLDGAAEVTPNGLLMLTNGTIQQKGHAFHPSPVPLRAARSFSTAFVFAIFGQYIDLSSPGMAFFVTTSKEVLATALPGQFLGLLNATNNTNPNAHIFAVELDTLLNSECRDMNSNHVGVDVYSMVSRASADAGYYDDAMGRFQNLSLISRQAMQVWVDYDGAAAEITVTMAPLGVARPKTPLLRTAVNLSAVVQHQDTAYVGFSSATGILFARHFVVGWSFALDGPAPTLNISSLPALPPTGPKPRSRVLEIVLPIASATVVLAAGIAAYIIVRRRLRYAEVREDWEVAFGPQPFSYKDLYQATKGFSETNLLGAGGFGSVYKGVLRKPDMDTEVAVKRVSHQSRQGMKEFIAEVASMRRLHHRNLVQLLGYCRRKGELLLVYDHMPNGSLDKYLHDPMPGKATLEWPRRLHIIRGVASGLSYLHEGWEQIVIHRDVKASNVLLDAEMNGRLGDLGLARLYDHGSDAQTTHVVGTMGYLAPELGHTGKATPSTDVFAFGAFLLEVTCGRRPIEEDEGNNRVMLVDWVAEHWRNGCINKAADIRMPNNFSLDEVSLVLKLGLLCSHPLSNARPTMRQVMQYLDGDMPLPEFSSEYLGSTMLEQMYSAEFFNKNVTSYVSSGVISDLSGGR, from the coding sequence ATGCCTCTCCAGCGCTTCCACTTGGTCGCTCTGCTCCTTCTCCTCGTGGCTGCTGGCCGAGGTCTCACGGCCACCGTCGGCGCCGACGACGGTCGGCAGTTCGCCTACAATGGCTTCGCGGGCAGGAGCCTCGACCTCGACGGCGCGGCCGAGGTCACGCCCAACGGCCTCCTCATGCTCACCAACGGCACCATCCAGCAGAAAGGCCACGCCTTCCACCCGTCCCCGGTGCCGCTCCGCGCCGCGCGCTCCTTCTCCACGGCCTTCGTCTTCGCCATCTTCGGGCAGTACATCGACCTGAGCAGCCCCGGCATGGCCTTCTTCGTCACCACCTCCAAGGAGGTGCTCGCCACCGCGCTGCCGGGCCAGTTCCTGGGCCTCCTCAACGCCACCAACAACACCAACCCCAACGCCCACATCTTCGCCGTGGAGCTGGACACCCTCCTCAACTCCGAGTGCCGCGACATGAACAGCAACCACGTCGGCGTCGACGTCTACAGCATGGTGTCGCGCGCTTCCGCCGACGCCGGCTACTACGACGACGCCATGGGCCGGTTTCAGAACCTCAGCCTGATCAGCAGGCAGGCGATGCAGGTGTGGGTGGACTACGATGGCGCCGCCGCCGAGATCACGGTCACCATGGCTCCCCTGGGCGTCGCCAGGCCCAAGACGCCCCTGCTGCGGACCGCAGTGAACCTCTCGGCCGTGGTGCAGCACCAGGACACGGCGTACGTCGGCTTCTCGTCGGCCACGGGAATCCTCTTCGCGCGCCACTTCGTCGTCGGCTGGAGCTTCGCGCTGGACGGGCCGGCGCCGACGCTGAACATCTCCTCCTTGCCCGCCCTGCCGCCCACCGGGCCCAAGCCACGGTCCAGGGTGCTGGAGATCGTGCTGCCCATAGCGTCGGCGACGGTGGTTCTGGCCGCCGGCATCGCCGCGTACATCATCGTCCGACGGCGACTCAGGTACGCGGAGGTCCGGGAGGACTGGGAGGTCGCGTTCGGGCCGCAGCCCTTCTCCTACAAGGACCTGTACCAGGCGACCAAGGGGTTCAGCGAGACCAACCTCCTCGGGGCCGGCGGCTTTGGAAGCGTCTACAAGGGCGTGCTCCGCAAGCCCGACATGGACACGGAGGTGGCCGTGAAGCGGGTGTCGCACCAGTCAAGGCaggggatgaaggagttcatcgccGAGGTCGCGAGCATGCGCCGGCTGCACCACCGCAACCTCGTGCAGCTGCTCGGCTACTGCCGGCGAAAGGGGGAGCTTCTCTTGGTCTACGATCACATGCCAAATGGTAGCCTCGACAAATACCTGCACGATCCCATGCCTGGCAAGGCTACATTGGAGTGGCCTCGGAGGTTGCACATCATCAGGGGAGTCGCTTCCGGGTTATCTTACCTCCATGAGGGTTGGGAGCAAATCGTCATCCATCGAGATGTCAAGGCAAGCAATGTGCTCTTGGATGCCGAGATGAACGGGCGGCTAGGGGATTTGGGCCTAGCAAGGCTCTACGACCATGGGTCCGATGCGCAGACCACACATGTGGTCGGCACCATGGGCTACCTAGCCCCTGAACTAGGCCACACCGGCAAGGCAACCCCATCTACCGATGTCTTTGCCTTCGGTGCGTTCCTCCTGGAGGTCACCTGCGGGCGGAGGCCGATCGAGGAAGACGAGGGGAACAACCGCGTCATGCTCGTCGACTGGGTTGCCGAACATTGGCGTAACGGTTGCATCAATAAGGCGGCAGACATTAGGATGCCAAACAACTTTAGTCTTGACGAGGTCTCTCTAGTGCTGAAACTCGGGCTTCTGTGCTCCCATCCTTTGTCCAATGCAAGGCCAACCATGCGACAAGTCATGCAGTACCTCGACGGCGACATGCCCCTCCCAGAATTTTCGTCAGAGTACCTCGGCTCAACCATGCTGGAGCAGATGTACAGCGCAGAGTTTTTTAACAAAAATGTAACGTCATATGTGTCATCGGGTGTCATCTCTGATCTCTCCGGAGGAAGGTGA
- the LOC123154461 gene encoding 4-hydroxyphenylacetaldehyde oxime monooxygenase-like, whose protein sequence is MAISLTSLLLSLPQQWQPLLLALVTVLSLLLLTRRKGLKLKLPPGPATVPLLGNLHQLGPLPHRTLRDLAEVHGPVMQLQLGKAPTVVLSSAQAAWEALKTHDLDCCTRPVSAGTRRLTYDLKNVAFAPYGAYWREVRKLLTVELLSAQRVKAAWYARHEQVEKLISTLNRAEGKPVALDEHILSLSDGIIGTVAFGNIYGGDKFSQNNNFQDALDDVMEMLSSSGSSAEDLFPIAVGRLVDRLTGFIARRERIFLQLDAFFEMVIEQHLDPNRVLPENGGDLIDVLIDLWKRPRGTFIFTKDHVKAIIFSTFVAGIDTNATTIVWAMSELVRKPPVLKKVQDSIRDVVGENKSVQSDDISKLSYLRMVVKETLRLHPPGPLLLPRETMRHIQIGGYDVPAKTKIYVNAWAIGRNPVSWPDNPEEFNPDRFEANEIDFKGEHPELMPFGTGRRICPGMSMAVATIEFTLANLLFKFEWTLPEGTTADDVNMEEEGRLIFHRKTPLVLVPKPYHH, encoded by the exons ATGGCGATCTCACTCACCTCGCTGCTCCTCTCCCTGCCCCAGCAATGGCAGCCCCTGCTCCTAGCACTTGTCACTGTCCTTTCCCTGCTGCTGTTGACCAGGAGAAAAGGGCTGAAGCTGAAGCTGCCACCAGGCCCCGCGACGGTGCCCCTCCTGGGCAACCTGCACCAGCTCGGCCCGCTGCCGCACCGGACCCTGCGAGACCTGGCGGAGGTCCACGGGCCGGTGATGCAGCTGCAGCTCGGCAAGGCGCCGACGGTGGTGCTGTCGTCGGCGCAGGCGGCGTGGGAGGCGCTCAAGACTCACGACCTCGACTGCTGCACGCGGCCCGTGTCCGCGGGGACGAGGCGGCTGACCTATGACCTCAAGAATGTGGCGTTCGCGCCCTAcggcgcctactggcgcgaggtgcGCAAGCTCCTCACCGTCGAGCTCCTCAGCGCGCAACGCGTTAAGGCTGCATGGTACGCACGCCATGAGCAG GTGGAGAAACTCATAAGCACCCTCAACCGTGCGGAAGGAAAGCCGGTGGCCTTGGATGAGCACATCTTGAGCCTCTCCGACGGTATCATCGGCACAGTGGCGTTTGGCAATATCTATGGAGGCGATAAGTTCTCCCAAAATAACAATTTTCAGGATGCACTCGACGATGTTATGGAGATGCTATCTAGCTCTGGCTCCTCCGCTGAAGACTTGTTCCCAATAGCTGTCGGCCGTCTCGTCGATCGCCTTACCGGCTTCATCGCCCGGCGTGAGCGGATCTTCTTGCAGCTCGATGCCTTCTTCGAGATGGTCATCGAGCAACACCTGGACCCTAACCGCGTGTTGCCTGAAAATGGCGGCGACCTCATTGATGTCCTCATCGATCTTTGGAAGAGGCCGCGTGGTACATTCATCTTCACGAAGGACCACGTCAAGGCCATAATATTT TCAACTTTCGTTGCTGGCATTGACACAAATGCAACGACCATTGTGTGGGCAATGTCAGAGCTAGTGCGGAAGCCACCCGTgctgaagaaggtgcaggacagTATCAGGGATGTGGTGGGAGAGAACAAAAGTGTGCAATCAGATGACATTTCAAAACTCAGCTACCTCAGGATGGTGGTGAAGGAGACCCTACGGCTGCACCCGCCGGGACCACTGCTATTGCCGAGGGAGACCATGCGACACATACAAATTGGTGGGTATGACGTGCCAGCCAAGACAAAGATCTACGTGAATGCATGGGCAATTGGCAGAAACCCGGTAAGCTGGCCTGACAACCCAGAGGAGTTCAACCCTGATAGGTTTGAAGCAAATGAGATAGACTTCAAGGGCGAGCATCCTGAGCTGATGCCATTCGGCACGGGGCGCCGGATATGCCCAGGCATGTCCATGGCTGTGGCCACCATCGAGTTTACACTCGCCAATCTGCTCTTCAAATTCGAGTGGACGCTTCCGGAGGGGACAACGGCGGACGATGTGAACATGGAGGAAGAAGGGAGGCTCATCTTCCACCGCAAGACGCCACTAGTGCTAGTTCCCAAACCATACCATCACTGA